The following coding sequences are from one Musa acuminata AAA Group cultivar baxijiao chromosome BXJ2-4, Cavendish_Baxijiao_AAA, whole genome shotgun sequence window:
- the LOC103974342 gene encoding protein COFACTOR ASSEMBLY OF COMPLEX C SUBUNIT B CCB3, chloroplastic: MALPSASITRFDLSGHQKVTGILRGSVSPVLIRSIRRGKVHHTISRSGSRCLLNVTVPCSIQSALMTASATPYDPSRCVQPSLPIIPQNLGAALSEYIQGLIIADIDPATVKLAISVTGPFLSAFGFLFILRIIMSWYPKLPVKKFPYIIAYVPTEPFLSITRKVIPPLAGVDVTPVVWFGLVSFLNEILVGPQGLLVLLSQQL; the protein is encoded by the exons ATGGCGCTGCCATCCGCCTCGATCACCCGCTTCGATTTATCTGGTCACCAGAAAGTGACAG GAATTCTGCGTGGAAGTGTAAGTCCG GTGCTCATCAGGAGCATTAGACGAGGCAAAGTACATCATACCATCAGCAGATCTGGAAGCCGCTGCCTGCTTAATGTCACAGTGCCCTGCAGTATCCAATCAGCACTCATGACTGCTTCAGCTACACCATATGATCCATCAAGATGTGTGCAACCTTCTCTACCAATTATTCCCCAGAACCTAGGTGCAGCTTTATCAGAGTACATACAGGGCTTGATAATAGCAGATATTGATCCTGCCACAGTAAAACTTGCTATCAGTGTCACAGGCCCTTTCCTCTcagcatttggttttttgttcatTCTAAGGATCATCATGTCTTGGTACCCCAAACTCCCAGTGAAGAAATTCCCTTACATTATCGCttatgttcctacagaaccttttCTCAGCATCACAAGGAAGGTGATACCACCTCTTGCTGGAGTAGATGTCACACCTGTTGTCTGGTTTGGATTGGTTAGTTTCTTGAACGAAATATTAGTAGGGCCTCAAGGGTTATTAGTGCTTCTATCTCAGCAGTTGTAG